In a single window of the Chondrocystis sp. NIES-4102 genome:
- a CDS encoding adenine specific DNA methyltransferase, translated as MSRLLVTQYHQEVEKIIQYGGSRKETAIRTAFGNLLNEYCKPKDYLLILELDYRTLAGKIIRPDGTVKDAIRLDYGFWESKDQYDNLDEEIDKKFAKGYPNNNILFEDSQTAVLIQGASEIGRVDMKDALQLDGLIARFISYVPSEITDFRKAINSFKEDLPRILETLRDLIGKESETNQSFVVARDKFLQICQDSINPNISLLDVREMILQHILTEDIFINIFNESQFHQENNIARELQNVVNTFFTGKTKRNIFSTIQRYYQVIKRTAANIANHHEKQKFLKAIYENFYRAYNPKAADRLGIVYTPNEIVRFMVESVDYLTHKHFGKLLADPGVNILDPATGTGTFITELIEYLPKDKLKQKYKHEIFCNEVAILPYYIANLNIEYTYKQKMGEYEEFDNICFVDTLDHTSFYGKQMDLFALSVENTARIKRQNENEISVIIGNPPYNAKQENFNDNNANRSYPEIDKRIKETYIKQGTAQNKIVIYDMYTRFIRWATDRLNNNGILAFITNSSFIDARTFDGFRKVVKNEFSDIYIIDLGGNVRANSKLSGTTHNVFGIQTGVAIFFMVKKNDEHSNPCKIFYSRRSEFDTSSDKLKFLASTKLTKIDFIHTIPDKQNNWLNQTDNDFDSLIPLIDKEVKAGKSQQAVFELFSRGVETGRDEWVYDFNQQNLTQKMIFFVKQYNLSLNNKQKELSIRWNSSLDNYFNRQVKANYDLSLIQKTLYRPFSKLFHYTEKIFNHRLTQNHYDMFSNDLKNSNYIITFKSFGSNRPFNCLATDCIAELHVTGANQCLPLYRYDSEGKRIENITDWGLQQFQNYYEDTNITKLDIFHYTYAVLHNPAYRQKYEQNLKRDFPRIPFYDNFQQWVVWGKRLMNLHINYETTEPYTLKRIDISSTTATTPTVKLKADKDKGIIILDTNTSLQGVPPEAWQYKLGNRSAIEWVLDQYKEKKPKDKTIAEKFNIYRFAIYKEEVINLLLGVCTVSIETIKLVKQMQKY; from the coding sequence ATGTCTAGATTATTGGTTACTCAATATCATCAGGAAGTAGAAAAAATTATTCAATATGGTGGTTCGCGCAAGGAGACTGCAATTAGAACTGCTTTTGGTAATTTACTTAATGAGTATTGTAAGCCAAAAGATTATTTATTAATTCTAGAACTTGATTATCGCACCTTAGCTGGTAAAATCATTCGTCCTGATGGCACAGTTAAGGATGCAATAAGACTTGATTATGGTTTTTGGGAAAGTAAAGATCAGTATGATAATTTAGATGAGGAAATTGATAAGAAATTTGCTAAAGGTTATCCGAATAATAATATTTTATTTGAAGACTCTCAAACCGCAGTTTTAATTCAAGGTGCTTCGGAAATTGGGCGCGTTGATATGAAAGATGCGTTACAGTTAGATGGTTTGATTGCGCGATTTATTAGTTATGTTCCTTCGGAGATAACGGATTTTCGTAAGGCGATTAATTCTTTTAAAGAGGATTTACCAAGGATCTTAGAAACTCTACGCGATTTGATTGGTAAGGAATCGGAAACGAATCAAAGTTTTGTTGTCGCTAGAGATAAGTTTTTGCAAATTTGCCAAGATTCAATTAATCCTAATATTAGTTTATTGGATGTGCGAGAGATGATCCTACAGCACATTCTAACAGAAGATATTTTTATCAATATTTTTAATGAGTCGCAGTTTCATCAGGAGAATAATATTGCCAGGGAATTGCAAAATGTAGTTAATACTTTTTTTACTGGTAAGACGAAAAGAAATATTTTCTCGACTATCCAAAGGTATTATCAGGTAATTAAACGCACGGCTGCTAATATTGCTAATCATCATGAGAAACAAAAGTTTCTAAAAGCAATATATGAGAATTTTTATCGGGCATATAATCCTAAAGCTGCTGATAGATTGGGTATTGTTTATACTCCTAATGAAATTGTCCGTTTCATGGTGGAAAGTGTTGATTATTTAACTCACAAACATTTTGGTAAGCTACTTGCAGATCCTGGTGTAAATATATTAGATCCTGCAACAGGTACAGGTACGTTTATCACAGAATTAATTGAATATTTACCCAAGGATAAACTTAAGCAGAAGTATAAACATGAGATTTTTTGTAATGAAGTGGCAATCTTACCTTATTACATTGCTAATCTTAATATTGAATATACTTATAAACAAAAGATGGGGGAGTATGAGGAGTTTGATAATATCTGTTTTGTAGATACTTTGGATCACACTTCTTTCTATGGTAAGCAGATGGATTTATTTGCTTTATCTGTAGAAAATACCGCCAGAATTAAACGTCAAAACGAAAACGAAATTTCTGTAATTATTGGCAATCCTCCTTATAACGCCAAGCAAGAAAATTTTAATGATAATAATGCTAATCGTAGTTATCCAGAAATAGATAAAAGAATTAAAGAAACGTATATTAAACAGGGTACTGCACAGAATAAAATTGTTATCTATGATATGTACACTCGTTTTATTCGGTGGGCAACTGATAGACTAAATAATAATGGTATCCTAGCTTTTATTACTAATTCTTCCTTTATAGATGCTCGTACTTTTGATGGGTTTAGGAAAGTTGTAAAGAATGAATTTAGTGATATTTATATTATTGATTTAGGAGGAAATGTTAGGGCGAATTCAAAGTTATCTGGTACTACTCATAATGTATTTGGAATTCAAACTGGTGTTGCTATCTTTTTTATGGTTAAGAAAAATGATGAACATAGCAATCCTTGTAAAATATTTTATTCCCGTCGTTCAGAATTTGATACATCTAGTGATAAGTTAAAATTTCTTGCTTCTACTAAATTAACTAAAATCGATTTTATACATACTATTCCAGATAAACAAAATAACTGGCTCAATCAGACTGATAATGATTTTGATAGTCTTATTCCTTTAATTGATAAAGAGGTTAAAGCAGGTAAATCACAACAAGCAGTATTTGAGTTATTTTCTAGAGGTGTAGAAACTGGAAGAGATGAATGGGTTTATGATTTTAATCAACAAAATTTGACTCAAAAAATGATTTTTTTTGTTAAACAATATAATTTATCGCTTAATAATAAGCAAAAAGAATTGTCAATAAGGTGGAATTCTTCTTTAGATAATTATTTTAATAGGCAAGTTAAAGCAAATTACGATCTTTCCTTAATTCAAAAAACTTTATATAGACCATTTTCAAAACTTTTTCACTACACAGAAAAAATATTTAATCATAGATTGACTCAAAATCACTATGATATGTTTTCTAACGATCTAAAAAATAGCAATTACATTATTACTTTCAAAAGCTTTGGTAGTAATCGCCCATTTAACTGTTTAGCTACTGATTGTATAGCAGAATTGCACGTTACAGGTGCTAATCAATGTCTCCCACTCTATCGCTACGACTCCGAGGGAAAGCGTATAGAAAACATAACCGACTGGGGGTTACAACAATTCCAAAACTACTATGAAGATACAAACATTACCAAACTAGATATCTTCCATTACACCTACGCTGTCTTACACAACCCCGCTTACAGACAAAAATATGAACAAAACTTAAAACGTGACTTTCCTCGCATTCCCTTTTATGATAATTTCCAGCAATGGGTAGTCTGGGGAAAAAGATTAATGAATTTGCATATTAATTATGAAACTACAGAACCATACACATTAAAACGTATTGATATTTCTTCAACTACAGCAACAACCCCTACAGTCAAATTAAAAGCAGATAAAGACAAGGGAATTATTATTTTAGATACAAATACCAGTTTACAAGGTGTTCCCCCCGAAGCCTGGCAATATAAACTAGGCAACCGTAGTGCAATAGAATGGGTTTTAGATCAGTATAAAGAAAAGAAACCCAAAGATAAAACCATTGCTGAGAAATTTAATATTTATCGCTTTGCTATTTATAAAGAAGAAGTTATAAATTTACTTCTAGGTGTTTGTACTGTCAGTATAGAGACGATAAAACTTGTTAAACAAATGCAAAAATATTAA
- a CDS encoding cryptochrome, DASH family protein translates to MVSKRVLVWYRNDLRVHDHPAINEGIKQQAEIIPVYCFDDRNFGVTSFGFPKTGSFRAQFLVESVTDLRNSLKKLGSNLIVRRGLPEHIIPAIALQLEVDQVFYSQEVTYEEKQVDSRLNQALAANNIKVKTFWTSTLYLPGDLPFEISQTPELYTNFRKSVESKSKILKAIAAPQHLPPLPEIEIGEIPTLAALGLPTPEFCDRAVLEFKGGETAAIDRLQSYFWQQDCLKEYKETRNGMLGANYSSKFSAWLALGCISPRYINDQVIKYEKTRVKNDSTYWLIFELIWRDFFRFIVAKHGNEVFKITGLRGVEIPWKEDWKRFDLWREGKTGYPLVDANMREIAATGFMSNRGRQNVASFLTKNLGINWQMGAEWFESLLIDYDVCSNWGNWNYTAGVGNDARGFRYFNIPKQTKDYDPQGSYVKHWLPELAPLPGNLAREPWKLNQDEQKRYKVRLGVDYPNPVVDFFKSVKANEQIYLRYV, encoded by the coding sequence ATGGTTAGTAAGCGCGTTTTAGTTTGGTATCGTAATGATTTAAGGGTTCATGATCACCCAGCAATTAATGAGGGTATAAAACAGCAAGCAGAGATAATTCCAGTATATTGTTTTGACGATCGCAACTTTGGGGTGACTTCTTTTGGTTTTCCTAAGACGGGGAGTTTTCGCGCTCAATTTTTAGTTGAAAGTGTTACTGATTTGCGTAATTCTCTTAAAAAGTTAGGTAGTAATTTAATTGTACGTCGGGGTTTACCTGAACACATTATACCAGCGATCGCCCTACAGTTGGAAGTAGATCAGGTTTTTTATAGTCAGGAAGTTACCTATGAGGAGAAACAAGTAGATTCTCGTTTGAATCAGGCTTTAGCAGCTAATAATATTAAAGTTAAAACTTTTTGGACATCTACTTTATATTTACCAGGCGATCTACCCTTTGAAATTAGTCAGACACCTGAACTTTATACTAATTTCCGTAAATCAGTTGAAAGTAAATCTAAAATATTAAAAGCGATCGCTGCACCTCAACATTTACCTCCACTCCCAGAAATAGAAATAGGTGAAATTCCAACCTTAGCAGCTTTAGGTTTACCTACTCCCGAATTTTGCGATCGCGCAGTCTTAGAATTTAAAGGTGGAGAAACCGCAGCTATTGATCGACTACAGAGTTATTTTTGGCAACAGGATTGTTTAAAGGAATATAAAGAAACTCGCAATGGTATGCTGGGGGCTAACTATTCTTCTAAGTTTTCTGCTTGGTTGGCTTTGGGCTGTATTTCCCCTCGCTATATTAATGATCAAGTGATCAAGTATGAAAAAACTAGGGTTAAAAATGATTCTACCTACTGGTTAATCTTTGAATTAATCTGGCGCGACTTTTTCCGTTTTATAGTTGCTAAACATGGGAATGAAGTATTTAAAATCACAGGGTTACGAGGAGTCGAGATACCCTGGAAAGAAGACTGGAAACGCTTTGATTTATGGCGAGAGGGTAAAACTGGTTATCCTTTAGTTGACGCTAATATGCGAGAAATAGCAGCCACAGGCTTTATGTCTAACAGAGGTAGGCAGAATGTAGCCAGTTTCTTAACTAAAAATCTTGGTATTAATTGGCAGATGGGCGCAGAATGGTTTGAATCTTTATTAATTGACTATGATGTGTGCAGTAATTGGGGTAACTGGAATTATACGGCAGGGGTGGGTAATGATGCCCGTGGTTTTCGTTATTTTAATATTCCTAAACAAACTAAGGATTATGATCCGCAAGGTAGTTATGTTAAGCATTGGTTACCTGAATTAGCCCCCCTACCAGGTAATTTAGCCCGTGAACCTTGGAAGTTAAATCAAGATGAGCAGAAACGTTATAAAGTTAGGTTGGGGGTTGATTATCCTAACCCAGTAGTGGACTTTTTTAAGTCGGTTAAGGCTAATGAACAGATTTATTTGAGGTATGTTTAG
- a CDS encoding putative ABC transporter permease protein: MTKSFSLSTWLDRDSLAAGIFLAPALILLGIFLFLPIAYLLYLSFTTGSFTMAGIQWVGWRNYLQLFTDIDFWQVIGNTIYFTLVTVIPTVIIPLCLAVLLNRSLLLRDFLRTAYFIPSITSLVAVGLAFRWLFQTDGPINEVLLRFGLNPIPWLSSTVWAMPVLILLSTWKQLGFNLVLFLAGLQIIPQSQYEAAELDGANGWAKFRYITIPGLKPTLIFAILTTAIFTLRSFEQVYIITGGGPLNSTNLLVYYIYEQAFSRFEFGYAAAAATILLMIASVFVYIYLRIGQEQ, from the coding sequence ATGACCAAATCATTCTCTCTATCCACATGGCTTGATCGCGATTCTTTAGCTGCGGGAATATTTCTCGCTCCTGCCTTAATTTTACTAGGAATTTTCCTATTTTTACCCATTGCCTACCTACTATATCTCAGCTTTACCACAGGCAGCTTTACTATGGCTGGAATTCAATGGGTAGGCTGGCGCAATTACTTACAATTATTTACAGATATAGACTTTTGGCAGGTAATTGGTAACACTATATATTTTACCCTGGTCACAGTAATTCCCACCGTTATTATTCCATTGTGTCTAGCAGTTTTACTAAATCGTTCTTTGCTTTTGCGTGATTTTTTACGTACAGCATACTTTATTCCCTCTATTACATCCTTAGTAGCTGTTGGTTTGGCTTTTCGTTGGTTATTTCAAACCGATGGCCCAATTAACGAAGTATTATTAAGGTTTGGTTTAAATCCCATTCCTTGGCTAAGTAGTACCGTTTGGGCTATGCCAGTTTTAATATTATTAAGTACTTGGAAGCAATTAGGATTTAACTTAGTATTATTTTTAGCAGGATTACAGATTATTCCTCAATCTCAATACGAAGCAGCAGAATTGGATGGGGCTAATGGGTGGGCGAAGTTTAGATACATAACCATTCCAGGTTTAAAACCAACTTTAATTTTTGCCATTTTAACTACGGCTATCTTTACACTGCGAAGCTTTGAACAAGTTTATATTATTACTGGTGGCGGCCCATTAAATTCAACTAATTTACTGGTTTATTATATCTACGAACAAGCTTTTTCTCGTTTTGAATTCGGCTATGCAGCAGCAGCAGCAACTATTCTTTTGATGATTGCTTCTGTATTTGTATATATTTATTTGCGTATTGGACAAGAACAATAA